The Triticum aestivum cultivar Chinese Spring chromosome 4B, IWGSC CS RefSeq v2.1, whole genome shotgun sequence sequence AAAAATAAATTTGCCATGCTCTAGAAAATTGAAGTTGTCACATACTGCTATTTCATAtacttcatttgtttcaaaatataaggtgtatttagttttttcaaaagtcaaacatgTGCATGTTTAACCAAGTTTTTAGAAAAAGAATATCAATATCTACAGTACCAAAACTTCCCTAGATCCATCACGAAAAGTATTTGcatgttttatttattttgtattgtAGATGTCAATATTTTTTTCTATAATCTTGATCAAACATACACAAGTTTGAATTGCATGAAAATCGATGCACCTTATATTCAGAGTATATAGCTATCAAAATCCTATAAGTTGTCATGACCATATACTAAGATCTGCCACGAATTTTGTAACGCTCACATGGCAAAACATGATTTTTTACCTCTACCGGCATGGcaatctactatatctaaataggagTTCCTGACTACCTTATTTCTCTTAGCATGCAGCCTACCCATATCAACAATCAACATTCAACCATCCATGTCAGCCAATTTGCCACCTCAGCGAAAAAATCAACGAAACAAAATTGAATTCTGCCCTCCCCGTGCGTCTGTTGCTCTTTCTTCCCCTTCGGTTCCTCATCTTAAATCCCTCTTGTGAGCTCCTCTCCCTTCCCAATCCACTCTAAGGACATTGCCATATTAATGTTCAAACATCATTATTTTGACACCTGAAATAACAAAGCCGCTGCCATGTGATCTTGAGAGGCGAAGAAGAGAATGGTGATAGTAAGGAGACCTATATAGGTCTACACTGTCAAAACCAGGTGAGCCTCTGCTACCTCAAGCAGATTCTACGCCCTAGCATTTGGAATTCTCATGTGCCATGGTTGCTTTTGGGCTTAGGGGCTTTCAGTGTATGGATTTGCTTGTGGTGCCTAGGTTGTGTGGATTCGCCCAATCACGGCATTCATGCCATTAACATGTTTTGGAAGTTTTAATGACATTGGATATTTGGGCTCGATTTTTTTTGTTTGCATCCTTAGCTTCGTATCCAGCGGTATAAGAATGTCAAATACGCTAGAACGAattggtggaagctcaagggggagggggcagatcgggcattcaaggagagggtcattaggagggcccttgggaggaaggaggtcgTGCAAACAatatgtggatgaagatggcgaccttCATTCGTAAGGTGGCTGCAGAGGAGTGCGGAGCGTCCACGGGATGTAGAAGCGAAGCTAAAGATATCTGTTAGTGGAATGATGATGTTCAAAAGGCTATTAAGGAGAAGAAAAGTTGTTTCATACGTCTACACCTAGATAGGAGTGCAGACAGTGGCGCCTTCAGGACCAGGCAGCCTGGTCTGCTACCTATGGCGTGAGCCTTAATTCATTCGTTGATTATAGCTGCTTGGGACTGAAGACCGTTCGAAGTagtggagtcgccaaaaagtgtgtcaTACGAACACATCACCACATACCCTCAACATCAGGGATGATGCACTGCacctcacgtcgaaggagacccgaccggaaACGCGGTACGCAAGCTATCCCacaggcgcttttgtagacccaaaATCCTGCACgctcgggagggaccccgtcaaaGCGCGCATCGGCTATGGGCTGCCATAGGTTGACCTGATCGCCTCTAGGGCCTCGTGGATCGCGACACTGTAAACAAAGAATGAACCAACGAGAGCTTACGTGATCATGatttttgttttctctttcttctcctttttgttTGTTTCGGCCAATTTTGGCAGCGGCTTTGTGATAATGGAACCAACTAGCAAAAGCATTAACGCCGAATTGGCATATGATAGATCGATTGTGTTGTTTAATCGGCCGTCACCTAGCATCTAATTATGAGTCGGTTGGACTTTCCATACACGAAAAAACTCCAAATCCTATCCAAATCCTCCCAAAATTAACCGAACTTGGATTTAGGTAGGCATAAGACATCCGTTCGATTTTTGGGGCCCACAAGCCGCATAAGACATCAGATGGAGATACTCCCAAGAGCAATTTTGCAGTTTCGACGAGACGGaaaacttttatgttgaacgttttttgattcgAGGTCATCTTGAGAGTGGTTTTCTCTTATTTTCTAACTTTTGCGGCGAAGAAAAACGTTAATTATTGCACAGATGTCCGGACTCCACGACGTTTGGTAGGATTGTCCGCGTTCCATCCCGGATCGTCCGGCTTTAGTATTGAACCTTCTGTTGTTTGTCCGGACAATAGTGTCGACGTCTGGAGTTGTAACTTTTGTGGTTGTGGTTGTGGTTGTAACTGCTGCAGCGCGCAATTGTGGTCAATCAGACCATCCACTGCTGCAGCGCGCAATTGTGGTCAATCAGACCATTTTCCAACCCGGTCAATCAGACCATCCACTGCTGCAGCGCTCAATTGTGGTTGTAACTTTTGCATAGGACTTCGGATTGAGatgattcaaaattcaaaatcaatcgCCTCAACAAGGCGAAGACAAATCCATGTAGAATAATCGGTCAAACAGTACTCCAAATGCCAAATCTTAGCACTCCGAGCACATCTTCAGCCCGCGAGATGGGATCGGATGGTGGTGAGTCAAACATCAAAATTGTTCATTTTGACCATACGGAATGTTTTCATATTGGGCACTCTTTCATTTAAGGCCATCTTGATTACGATTTTTTCCATGCCAAAAACTGGTGTCAACGGCCGCAGGTTATAGTCATCCATGAAGCATACGTATGTGCTGTGCCGTCGCCATGGTGCCGCCGTGTGCATGATAATAAACAATCTACGGGTGTGCACGAGTAGGGTGGAGAGAGAAGCCAATCAAGTGTGAATAATGTCAGTCAGCGCCAAAGGGCTACGTACGTACAGGAGTTTCCCCATACCCACCACTGTCTGGCAGCAGCACAAGCCAAGTCAACCATCGATCATCATCATACACACGCACACGCCCTGCAACCAGCCTCAGTCGGTCTGCGGCGCCGCGGACGGCAGCGGCTCGCCTCGGAGGAAGGACGTGAGGAGCGCGAACCCCCGCTCCGGCTGGTCGACGGTGACCATGTGGCCGGCGCCGCGCACCGTGGCCAGCACCAGCCCCTTGTACGCGATCACGTACCCGGCCACGTCCTTGCCCGGCCCCGGCGACCACGCCCGCCAGTCCTTCTCCACGCCCAGCTGCAGCTTCTCCACCGACCGCTTCGTCGCCGTCACCGGGACCATCGCGTCGAAGTCGCCGCTGTACCGCCACAGCAATACTCTCGTTAGTGATTACACCGATAGGATCGGCTGAAGAGAAGTGTTGCTGACCTGAATAGCCAGATGCGGATGCCGGTGGTGACCAGGGCCTTGAGGTGTGGCAGCATCGACGTCGGCGAGTCCCCGAAGCGTTTCAGGTTGTACGTCCGGGTTCTGCATCccacccacggatacttgagcgCCGTGTTGGCGTGGATCGCCGTTTGCACCTGGTGCTGGTTCAAGTACGCCTCCACAAAGTGTGCGAGGCACGGACCAGCAATGTCCTGCACACCAATGCATGTACTCCGTTCAGTGCAGCTGCCGCTCATAGCAACCAGTAGTTCAAGTAGCATGTAGTACATACCATGCACTTGGAGTCTGTTGGCCTGACTTTTTTGTCGTGGCAAGTGGGCGCGTAGACATTGAAGGCGCTAATGTCGCCGGTGTTGCCGTAGGCGGTGTCCCTCGCCGCCTGGCAGACGGTGGAGAGGTCGTCGGGGCCCTTGCAGTGCTTGGCGATGGTGTCGTGCGCCGCGTCCGATATGAAGGCGCGGTGCCACAGGTACTCGTACAGCTCCGCCTGCTCCTCCGCGAACTCCAGTATGCCGTTCCCGATCTGAGAGAGGCACGCGTGCGTGTTATGTCACCAGCAACATCTCAATCAATCTCGACCTGACTGACCACTGTTGGTTCTGATGGGTAGTACTCACGGAGATTCCTTTGAGGTTGATGGGGGTGAGCTTGGGGTTCTTGTTCTGGACATCGATGGTGATGGCCAGCTCGGGGATGTAGTGGCCGGCGTAGCTCTCGCCGACGATGAAGAACTCGCGGCCCTTGTACTCGGGGAAGCGGTCGAACCACCTGAGCAGGAAGATGTGCGAGTCGATGGCGGTCATGTTGTCCCCCATGGTCTTGTACACCTCCTCGTTCACGGCGTAGGAGAAGCCCACGCCCACGGGGCTCTCCAGGAACAACAGGTTCGCCGCTGCACCACCCAACACCACGCCGGTCATTTTGTTAGCACAACCGAAATGCCATCGACCGGCAAGCTGTTGAGGGCGGGGGACTGACCGGCGGTCCAGGAGAAGGGGTTCGGGCAGAGCGTCCTGCCTTCCGTGTCGACACGGAAGGGGCCAACCTCCTGGAACGCTCCAATCCCGAAGGAAGAGCAGCCGGGCCCTGTCAATCAAATTAACCGATCGATGAACGTAACTCTTGCTACATGCATCGATCCGATTGCACGTTAGAAAGCATCCCAGCTAGTACTAGATTCTCCTCCTCCCCTATTAATTCCCGCCGGACCACGAACGGGGACATCTTTCTTGGGAGAGTTTGAAGGAGAAATGTATGTTCGTTCTTTTACCTCCATTGAGCCAGAGGACGAGCGGCTTGTGAGCGGGGTCGATGGGCGCCTCCACGAAGTAGTAGAAGAGCGACTTCCCCGCGGCCCGGTTGACGTTGATGTAGCCGGAGTACTGCCGCAGCTGCACggccggaggctgccccggcaGCGCGACGATCACGTCCGCCTCCTTGTGCCCTGGCCGGATGCCCGGGGCGGCGTCCGCCCGCCGCGGGAGCGCGGAGAGGGCGACgaccgcgacgacgacgacggagagGCGCAGCGCTCTCAGCGCCATTTTGCTCGCGGGAGGAAAATGGCGGAGCTCCCGACGGAGGTCGCCGGGTGTTTATAGGCAGGAGACCGGCCTATTTTGTTCTCTCTGGTTCGTCGGTTGGGTGTCCGCGCTCTGTTTCGAGCTCGGCTGCATCGCGGGCTGTCGATCTGCCCATTTTGGGGGAGCCTTCGCCTATAATAGGATAAGCTTTTGATTAGCAGTGGACAATTTACCCCGCTCGTTTAGCCGCGTATTTCTCCGTGctgtatttattttttatttttttggcatTACTTTTTTTCTGAACACAGTGCGGACGCAAGCGCTTGTATAcacgtgcacacatgcacaccttatccctatgagcacctctgaaagactgaaccggcatatcatcttgaaatttacgaagtcaccgtaggcacctcgtcgtgacgggaacgtctcctctcactgaatgcgcatagccggaaattctgaaataaattactTGTCTCTGCTATTAACCGTTTCGGTAGAGAAAATTACTACTTCTTCTATaaactaatactccctccatttttatttactccgtatattagttttgatcaaagtcaagctttaaaaactttgacaaaatttatagacaaatatatactccctccgtcccaaaataagtgtcttgagcttagtacaaatttgtactacagttagtacaaagttgagacacttattttgagacggagggagtacaataacaaatcaataccattagattcgttattggatgtacttccacatcatatagatttgttatgctaaatatttatattcttttatataaattttgtcaaattttataaagtttcacctcagtcaactctaatatgcggagtaaataaaaacagagggagtataagagtGTTTACATCATTATTTCACTATTCTAAGCGCTCTTATATTAGATTACGGAGGAAGTACCAGGTATGAGCTGGTTTACTGTTCATCAACTCTTTTTCCATGAAATAATTTTATATCTGCAGGAAGAAAGACCAGACGATCTCGCGGCAGCCGCCAGGGCATCACCTTCCGTTGCCGTCCTTTGGCGGCTCTCCTCCGTCAAAGACCTCGGTCGTTGGTGACAGTGGCGGAGCTAAAAAAACTGGACATGCCAGGCTGAATTTGATGCCAAATCTAGGCTGCTCCATTGTAGCGTTGTGTATTCATGGGTTGGGGCCAAGGTAAATTTCTATAATTTTGCTTGAAAATTGGGCGGGCCATGGACCATTCGGCTACAACGTAGATCCACCAATGGTTGGTGGTGAGGAGGGTCGCTGGATCCATGCGTGTGGATTTTTTTAGGCCTTcatagtctaggtttttaggttgtcCGTCGTCTTGCTTCGGCGGCAGCGATGGCGGTGCTGAATAAAAATTCTTCAGATCCTTCCCCGACAAGCCGATCGGTCCTATGGTTGTGAATGGATTGGAAAACCAGTatgttcaagtaaggatggcgtggcggcaacatcctcgtggtggacctgtgtcctggAGCTCTGCAGTTGCGATGACGTTTGCTCCAGCGTCAACGCGGAGCTTGGGACGTAGTCCAGGAGGGGATGCAGATTATGGTCCGCATCAATGGAATTTAGAAGATGATGGATGGTGTGCTGGGTTCGTGATTCGTGGATggtaggtatggtttcctcctccgacgtcttagTCGTGCGGGGGTGCCAAATCTGGAGTTCGTTGACATGTTCAAAGTgttgctgaaaggatcgatatagttgactagggggggggggtgaataggcaactaacaatttttagctttctttaccaaattaaactttgcatcaaaataggttgtctagatatgcaactaggtgaacaacctatacgatgcaacaacaacaagcacacaagcaagcaatggatacaaCAGAATAtatgcttgcacaagtaaaggtgagagataaccaaaagtggagtcggtggagatgaagatgtgttaccgaagttccttccttttgagaggaagtacgtcttcgttggagagatgtggaggcacaatgctccccaagaagccactagggccaccgtattctcctcacgccctcacacaatgcgagatgtcgtgattccactattggtgcccttggaggcggcgactgaacctttacaaaaaaggttggggcaatctccacaacttaattggagactcctagcgacaccacgaagcttcaccacaatggaatatggctccgcggtgacctcaaccgtctagggtgctcaaaacCCAAGAGTACAAgatagggattagtgggggggatcaaatttctcttggtggaagtgtagatcagggccttctcaaccaatccctagagaatcaacaagtttgattggctagggagagagatcaggcgaaaatggagcttggagcaataatggagcttggggatgggaGAGGTGGTCAACTCAGAGAAGAAGACCCCCCCTTATATAGTGAgagggaaaatccaaccgttacccacttatTCAGCCCGCAACTTGCAGTACTACCGCATCAACTTGCGGTACTACTGCATcaacttgcggtactaccgcttggttgtgcggtactaccgctccagtgGATCAAACGAGGCCCTGTTGCGTTGACGCAATGagtggtagaaccgccggagcggtactaccgcaagacaGGGTTCGactaggctgggaaggcacggaccaataaaattacatccgtggctacttctgcTGAGTTCCGATCTGTGCAAAAATTCGACACGGCACTACCGCatgcagggagcggtactaccttgtagggcgcggatgtaaatttttacatccGCCCTTACTTCCGCGCGGGTTACTGTGCTGGgctagaggccacggtactaccgcacctgaggagcggtactaccgcattgcacggtactaccgcgccccttgccggtactaccgtgggccactgcggtactaccgcatgccacaaAACAATACCActtggagtccttcattttgcaaagaCATGGATAAACGGTCGGGGCTCCAGAGAAGCAAAGGAAAGGTGATGCAAAGGGACAGACGTGTGCGTGTTGATTTCACCctaacctttccgacgcggaccccctcttaatagtacggctttcctacgactcaaatacaccaaaaagaaacgtagataAACGCCGTCTTCACTTAGGCTTCGAGGGGcaacgaatcgtcttgtgcctagacatgagatatctgaaatgctcaatgcacacgattagtacgcaaatgcattgtcatcaatcaccaaaaccacatagggagaaatatgcccttacgatctccccctttttggtggattgatgacaatacgggatttgcacataaggATACAAAAATGAACATAAGCAAACCCAACGTCTACAAAATATAGAcatgctccccctagatgtgtgcattcTATATATATGCTTTGGATTGCACAACACACatattaggatcaacactccccctatattttatagacaatgcATTCCTTGCAACAATATATAAGTGACACTAAGCATGGAGGCAAGGTAATGAATATGAGCATAAAGTAACgggcacaagatagcataggctcaCACACTACTAAGCATAAAAGATAATAAGATAAGCTTAAGTgtatatgtcttacaccatatgatagtctcCGAGACAACACTaacacaaacacaaacacaaacCAACAAACCAAAGCAACACGAATGAAGGTCCAATGAAACAAAAACAAAGAGGCACGaaagcaaatcctacactctctccccctttggcatcgagacacaaaaaaggcagagaggacacctacgacacagaTGGTAGCATCCTCTGCAGAGATCACCCAACACGCTCCTCATCGGTCTCGGCAGCAGGAATAGACTCCTCCTCTGACTCGGTCCACTGATAGCCCTGATTGGTCATCCAATCAGCCTTAGGAGTGATGTTCTTCTCTGACCCGCTCTCCACGATCTCGCCTAccatcctcaagatcctcttgtcgcgttggcgactctccttggaagcaacatgggtcctgtactgccccttggcctgcatgcagaatagGGTCTTCATCTTttccttcagcttcttagcccaagagggctcagtCGATGGAGGAGCGTACCCCGCAGAActgtcctcagcctcctcctcctcaacctcgtccTCGTCCACATTCATCCTAGTAGCCTCAGCCTCAACGCTGGTAGTGGTATGTGCCCACTTGTTCTTCTGACGCAGCTTGATAGTCTCGTGGCGAACCCAGTTTGGAGCAGAAAAATCTTCCTCCAgatacatcttctcccaagtcttcgagaccAGGAGGCGCAGGTATGGACCATAGATGGGAACTTTGTGATTGTAGACCGCAAACTGGAGCTCAACCCACATGATATGAGAGATGTCCATGGGTTGGGTAACTTGACGATGCGCCTCCTCGCAAAGAAGCATCATATCCACtagataagcatgcaccttatccttgtcaccaatgcacgggaagagagtgttgcggaagatccggtgcatgacaTTGAGGAAAGGGTTGAGCACCCAAGATTGCGTGCCATTGGGTAACTTCTTCTCCACAAGGAAcggttgaagcttgttcttgttggcagactcggggTTACCGTGAGCGCGGACACATCGAGCCCCTCGTCACGAACATGCAGCATCTCcatgaattccttccaagtagcagacaacctcttcccattggtcatccaagtcatagtCTGCTCCCCATCCGTGTGGAAGTGGACGGAAGCAAAGAACTGTGCCACAAGCTCCGGCTCAAAGTCCATGTGGAAAGTGATGAAGtcttcaatgccaaactgctccaccaagtccattGCCTCACCAAAGTATGCCCGGTCCTTCCTCAGATGATTCATATCAATCCACTGCATTGGGACATAGATGTTGTGCTTGGACTTGATCACATCTATGTAGATGAGAttttgctgcttggtccagaacaactcattcCCTCTGACATTCTCATGAGgtttcacataggggttgatcctcCTTAAAATGATGAACTCGGCTTAAGGCATCTCGTACATGCCAAGAACTGGCTCCTTGATCTTGTTGGTGGTCCTCTTGACATTGCGTTattgggcattggagccctctggtgcttctTGATTGTGAAGCCGCTTAGAGCTCGTGTCGCGGCTGGGATTCGAGTGACGGGTattggagccaccacctatgacacacgacaccaaacacacaagaagaacaagaagggtcattgcaaagaccaaggccaaaacAAGCGATACAAGTAGAAATAAGATCGGGTGGTCGCAACAAGGTAGTTTAGATGTCAACGGTAGAACCTCACCATGAGGCGGATGTCAAAATTTACATCTGCTCTAGCCGCAGTAGTACTGCACCGcgatggcacggtagtaccgcgcctagagCAGAAATAAATTTTTACTTCCGCGCATCGAGTGGTAGTATGGAGCAGTAGTACGTACAAGGCGGATCcagccagagcggtagtaccgcacgggaggtgcggtagtaccgcacggattCAAATCTGGCAAGAATGGTTCTTGGTACATCGGCAAATTTGGATCGGTACTACGATTGATCAAAATTACCGTGTTGCAACATACCAAATAGCATCTCTACAGCACTAGCACTCTCCTACACCCTCCTCTTGCAATGACTTAgccaaaaatctcaagaacaacatgcatctccccaaaacctagaagcaaaaCTATGAGGCAAAAAGAGAAGGACTAGGGGAGAAACCTTgctccatggcaagagggcgaggtggggatcgatcccaccggtcggaatgcaaggagagcggccggagacgcaGATCCGGTGAGGTCCTCCGgcaccgttcttgggcaggagagagagagagacgaagtggggaaaacgagttgaatgggtatgggggagttggaactccccctgcctgcTCTTGATCTCCACCAGCTCgcgacggcgcggtagtaccgtgggttaTCGCGGTAGTATAGCCCGGGCGGAAGTACTGCACacaaggcggtagtaccgctcttccaacGGTAGTAAAAATTTACTACCgcgatggaagcggtagtaccgtgcctcggATGCATCTGTGCGTGCATAGGGCAGCACATCTCCTgtggtagtaccgtggcttgccaTGGTAGTACCGTAGACCCAAGAAAGTGCATGTTTTGACAAAACAGGGAAACATGGTCTTTGCAAGTTAATCTTCAAGCGACTAGACACGCAAACGAGCACACACacgaggcaactcaaacacaaacacGACTCAACaagaaggcaaaagacaacaaggaaCAAGCACGAACCAAAACCTCTCTAGAGGAGAGggaggtggccgaagccacctatgtttgagtcaattggtatggcaccgcgaagaattatccttgggcccatgaccaaaactcatctttgaagcacaagtaccatcttgaatggctaatgtgaaagagctgagtcaatttatgcataatgggggaagggagagttcattgagataacaacactccccctatgtccatgcctacacctaaacaagatatcaagatgattatggtggggtgtgcaagggttcaagccacattgctcgaatgaATGATATTTAGCTTATGCCTTAActtgcgaaatcttgcttcatccaagggcttcgtgaaaatatctgcaaggttatcatgagtgttgacatatttaagcttgatctcccctcgcctaatgtgaccccggatgaagtgataccgaatctcaatatgctttgtcttgaagtgttgcaccgggtcgagagagatcttgatggcactttcattgtcataccaaagaggcacttcgtcacaagtgacaccgtaatcctttaaagtttgcctcatccatagaagttgagcacaacaactaccggccgccacatactccgctttggtggacgagagagacatgcaactttgcttcttagaagataaactcaccaaagagcaactaagaaattggcaccctccaaaGATTAACTTCCTATCCACTCTGTCTCCCAcccaatctgagtctgaatagCCCAAACGGTTGAAGTtggatcctcttgggtaccataagccaaagtttggggtatgagcaaaatattgaaagattcgcttgactgctACATAGTGGCTTTCTTTACGTGCGGCTTAAAACCGTGcataaattcccacactcaacatgatatccagtctagatgcacaaaggtaaagcaagaagccaatcatggaatgatataccttttgatccaccgctttaccattgggatctatgtcaagttggcatttgatggGCATCGGAGTGGAagctggcttgacatcacttagtttgaatctcttgagcatgtcttgagtgtatttttCTTGGTTggtgaaggttccttctcttctttgcttgatttcgaacccgagaaagaacttcaactctcccatcatggacatcttgaacttcgaggtcatgagagtggcaaattcctcattgaaaggtttttttaggggaaccaaagataatatcatcaacacatAGTTGGCATACacacaactcccctttgaccttcttagtaaaaatattggggtcgattttcccaatttcaaacccacgttcctgcaacaactcggtaaggtgctcataccacacacatggggcttgtttaaggcgatagagtgccttatcgagttggtacacatgattggggaactcgggatcctcaaaccccgggggttgtttgacatagaccaactcattaataggaccattaagaaaagcacttttcacattgatacgtctccaatgtatctacttttccaaacacttttgctcttgttttggactctaacttgcatgctttgaatggaactaacccggactgacgttgttttcagcagaactgccatggtgttatttttgtgcatacataaaatttctcggaatgacctgaaaatccatggagacacgtttggaattaataaaaaatattagcgaaagaatcagcatcagggggcccacaccctgtccacaagggtgcagggcatgctccctaccttgtgggccccctgggactccaccgacctcaaccccaactccatatattcactttcagggagaaaaaaactcagagagaaggattcattgtgttttacgagacggagctgccgccaagccctaatcttcctcgggagggctgatctagagttcgttcggggctccagagaggggagtccgtcgccatcatcatcattaaccatcctccatcaccaatttcatgatgctcaccgccgcgcgtgagtaatcccatcgtaggcttgctggacggtgatgggttggatgagatttaccatgtaatcgagttagttttgttagggtttgatccctagtatccactatgttctaagactgatgttgctatgactttgctatgcttaatgcttgtcactagggcccgagtgccatgatttcagatctgaacctattatgttttcatgaatatatgtgagttcttgatcctatcttgcaagtcaatagtcacctactatgtgttatgatccggcaaccccgaagtgacaataatcaggaccactcccggtgatgaccgtagtttgaggagttcatgtattcatgaagtgctaatgctttggtctggtactctattaaaag is a genomic window containing:
- the LOC123095152 gene encoding serine carboxypeptidase 1, translating into MALRALRLSVVVVAVVALSALPRRADAAPGIRPGHKEADVIVALPGQPPAVQLRQYSGYINVNRAAGKSLFYYFVEAPIDPAHKPLVLWLNGGPGCSSFGIGAFQEVGPFRVDTEGRTLCPNPFSWTAAANLLFLESPVGVGFSYAVNEEVYKTMGDNMTAIDSHIFLLRWFDRFPEYKGREFFIVGESYAGHYIPELAITIDVQNKNPKLTPINLKGISIGNGILEFAEEQAELYEYLWHRAFISDAAHDTIAKHCKGPDDLSTVCQAARDTAYGNTGDISAFNVYAPTCHDKKVRPTDSKCMDIAGPCLAHFVEAYLNQHQVQTAIHANTALKYPWVGCRTRTYNLKRFGDSPTSMLPHLKALVTTGIRIWLFSGDFDAMVPVTATKRSVEKLQLGVEKDWRAWSPGPGKDVAGYVIAYKGLVLATVRGAGHMVTVDQPERGFALLTSFLRGEPLPSAAPQTD